From one Chlamydiifrater phoenicopteri genomic stretch:
- a CDS encoding DUF1207 domain-containing protein: protein MRWLSFYCVLALGSCFFSRGFLGYCQEKSLLTYSFAEVLEEESSERRECPECRLDNIEIVRTDQIPERLELCPNDRYVTGYVQALLDMHYVDCRVRAIVLSGKAYLFSLPNDDCLATDIICFVQDIPCINSVEAISCHYEDFLRKNCPEKFSAEGKIVDITLLENSNKNPLPACRSVRSPVLFGKEGVWLPQNTVLFQPLVADPRQVTTSASIRFDDKVIGSRVGSAIFGGDIILLRLFDVGCLRGDLDLGIQCGVFSVFDLEHPDACMVNSDFFVSLLFGYAFDKWSCRLRAWHLSSHLGDEFLLTNPTFPRFNLSDEGLDFFLSYTHNHTLRLYGGVGYIVNRDLTFPEKPLYFECGSEIRPFGLRDKENNLYAQPIMAMHFRFWEEQNFGLDQTYVVGMEWSRFRDVGRKIRALLEYHEGFSKEGQFIREKSRYYGFRLMYGL, encoded by the coding sequence ATGAGATGGTTATCTTTTTATTGCGTTCTAGCTTTAGGATCATGTTTTTTTTCTAGGGGATTTCTTGGATATTGCCAGGAAAAGTCTCTGTTAACGTATTCTTTTGCCGAGGTTTTGGAGGAAGAATCTTCAGAACGAAGAGAATGTCCGGAATGTCGGTTGGACAACATAGAAATTGTTCGTACAGATCAAATTCCTGAAAGGTTGGAGTTATGTCCTAACGACAGGTATGTGACGGGATATGTTCAAGCTCTTTTAGATATGCACTATGTTGATTGTCGAGTTCGGGCTATAGTGCTTTCAGGGAAGGCCTATCTATTCTCTTTGCCTAATGATGATTGTTTGGCTACAGATATTATTTGTTTTGTTCAAGACATTCCTTGCATAAATTCTGTGGAAGCAATCTCTTGTCATTATGAAGACTTTCTTCGTAAAAATTGCCCTGAAAAATTTTCTGCTGAAGGTAAAATTGTTGATATAACCCTCTTAGAGAATAGTAATAAAAACCCCTTGCCAGCATGTAGAAGTGTGCGCTCTCCTGTGCTCTTTGGTAAAGAAGGAGTATGGCTTCCTCAAAACACAGTACTTTTCCAACCCCTAGTTGCGGATCCTAGGCAGGTTACAACCTCTGCTAGTATTCGTTTTGATGACAAAGTTATAGGAAGTCGTGTAGGGTCAGCAATCTTTGGTGGGGATATTATCTTGCTTCGACTTTTTGATGTGGGGTGTCTTCGAGGAGACCTTGATCTCGGCATTCAGTGTGGGGTGTTTTCTGTCTTTGATTTGGAGCATCCTGACGCGTGCATGGTTAACTCAGACTTTTTCGTAAGCCTTCTCTTTGGCTATGCTTTTGATAAGTGGAGCTGTAGATTACGCGCATGGCACCTGTCATCTCATCTTGGCGATGAATTTTTGCTGACGAATCCGACATTTCCGCGCTTTAATTTAAGTGATGAGGGGTTAGATTTTTTCCTTTCTTATACGCACAACCATACTTTGCGCCTGTATGGAGGTGTGGGGTATATTGTTAATAGGGATCTGACTTTTCCAGAGAAACCTTTGTACTTCGAGTGTGGTTCAGAAATTCGTCCCTTTGGCTTAAGAGACAAAGAAAACAATTTGTACGCCCAGCCCATCATGGCCATGCATTTTCGGTTTTGGGAAGAGCAAAATTTTGGTCTAGATCAGACCTATGTTGTGGGTATGGAGTGGTCTAGATTCCGCGATGTCGGTCGAAAAATCCGAGCCTTATTGGAGTATCACGAAGGTTTTTCTAAAGAAGGGCAGTTCATTCGGGAAAAATCGCGATACTATGGTTTCCGTTTGATGTATGGATTATAG
- a CDS encoding LL-diaminopimelate aminotransferase, with the protein MLSNPCFNKLKPSYLFKEISEKLRAFKESHPETVVIDLSIGNTTHPIEKELSEHLASVAHKQSCKGGYSGYGPENGSSTLRTAIAQTFYQGLVAPSDIFISDGTKCDLGRLQALLGPGRIIALQDPVYPAYRDVSIIGGASEIISIPCREENNFFPDIRSLPVVPDVLFICSPNNPTGTVLTKNQLAFIVNYALENESLIVFDTAYSSFISDPALPKSIFEIPGAERCAIEFGSFSKTFGFTGLRLGWSVVPSQLQYSDGSSVQAHWNRVISTLFNGASSVIQEAGIKALETYSPQGNAALRYYKTNANLLREALLSAGFSVFGGDHSPYLWVKLPENLASLDPFDFFLEEYGIAVTPGVGFGAEGKGFVRFSSFGDQAGVELACQRLASQKSFIPLGAL; encoded by the coding sequence ATGCTCTCTAACCCTTGTTTCAATAAATTAAAGCCCAGTTACCTTTTCAAAGAAATCTCCGAAAAACTTCGTGCCTTTAAGGAAAGTCATCCCGAGACTGTTGTCATAGACCTTTCCATTGGAAATACAACACATCCAATAGAGAAGGAATTGTCTGAGCATCTAGCTTCGGTTGCTCATAAGCAGTCGTGCAAAGGGGGATATTCTGGATATGGCCCTGAGAACGGTTCCAGCACCCTAAGAACTGCTATAGCACAAACATTCTACCAAGGACTAGTCGCTCCTAGTGATATTTTCATATCCGATGGGACAAAATGTGATCTAGGCCGCTTGCAAGCTCTCTTAGGCCCTGGCAGGATCATTGCTTTACAAGACCCTGTCTACCCAGCCTATAGAGATGTCTCTATTATTGGAGGAGCTTCTGAAATAATCTCTATTCCATGTAGAGAAGAAAACAACTTCTTTCCCGACATCCGATCCTTACCCGTCGTTCCTGATGTCCTTTTCATTTGTTCCCCAAACAATCCTACAGGCACGGTCCTAACCAAGAACCAACTCGCATTCATCGTGAACTACGCTCTAGAAAATGAGTCTCTTATCGTTTTCGACACCGCTTATTCCTCCTTCATCTCAGATCCTGCTCTCCCAAAATCAATATTCGAAATTCCGGGAGCTGAACGATGTGCAATCGAGTTCGGCTCCTTCTCTAAAACCTTTGGCTTCACAGGACTGAGGCTAGGATGGAGTGTTGTTCCCTCTCAGCTCCAATATTCTGACGGGTCTTCTGTGCAAGCTCATTGGAACCGGGTAATTTCCACCCTGTTTAACGGAGCATCTTCCGTTATCCAAGAAGCGGGAATAAAAGCTTTAGAAACATATTCTCCTCAGGGAAACGCAGCCTTAAGATACTACAAAACTAACGCCAACTTATTAAGAGAGGCTTTGCTTTCAGCTGGGTTCTCTGTCTTTGGAGGAGATCATTCTCCCTATCTGTGGGTAAAGCTTCCCGAAAATCTCGCCTCCTTAGATCCTTTTGACTTTTTCCTGGAGGAGTATGGTATCGCTGTGACTCCAGGAGTAGGCTTTGGAGCTGAAGGGAAGGGCTTTGTCCGCTTCTCTTCTTTCGGCGATCAGGCCGGTGTGGAACTAGCTTGTCAACGACTGGCTTCCCAAAAGAGTTTTATTCCCTTAGGTGCTTTATGA
- a CDS encoding ABC transporter substrate-binding protein → MNFRLPFGKVFCVLAFIVSGAFVVFSGQIKASPPQPPKIGIFLSFSHPKVEDCLNSFQDTLRSLKEALPVVVENAENNLSEARKIARKFHRDPSIKGIFTIGSLSTKVMSQIEDEKPIVYAGVPESGSLRLYKSSKAFHVEENMDIEQLCYIIQTVCSSDKSIFCFRDVTDPFPPIFQSKIAKRLQQFGIQVIDQGFSPSNLTTKLQQVLEKKPSAIFLPLNTHISKQTDRILPEILKEKIPVITDDPSLLPRGAYAALAVDYKKSGKQGALLLNSIVNSSSDQTFKTILSDPTPRSTTFNEEIVKTLGIKIQRAERKARSIIFKDFREKKSITKSEDKSKAEPASNS, encoded by the coding sequence ATGAACTTTCGTCTTCCCTTTGGCAAAGTTTTTTGTGTGCTAGCCTTCATAGTTTCTGGAGCTTTCGTTGTCTTTTCTGGGCAGATAAAGGCTAGTCCCCCTCAGCCGCCTAAAATAGGAATTTTCCTCTCCTTTTCCCATCCCAAAGTCGAAGACTGTCTCAATAGTTTCCAGGACACTCTACGCTCTCTGAAAGAAGCCCTCCCCGTGGTTGTAGAAAACGCCGAAAACAATCTATCGGAGGCTCGAAAGATTGCTAGGAAGTTTCACAGAGATCCCTCCATTAAAGGCATTTTTACTATAGGCTCCCTATCAACAAAAGTCATGTCTCAGATAGAAGACGAAAAACCTATCGTATATGCAGGTGTTCCTGAGAGTGGTTCCTTACGTCTATACAAGAGTTCAAAAGCTTTCCATGTCGAAGAAAACATGGACATAGAGCAATTGTGTTATATCATACAAACAGTATGCTCGTCTGATAAGTCCATCTTCTGTTTTCGCGATGTTACAGACCCTTTCCCGCCAATTTTTCAATCCAAAATAGCAAAGAGACTTCAACAGTTTGGCATCCAAGTCATAGATCAAGGCTTTTCTCCCTCGAACTTAACAACAAAGCTCCAGCAAGTCTTAGAAAAAAAACCTTCTGCTATTTTCCTGCCTTTGAACACACATATTTCCAAGCAGACAGACCGGATCCTCCCAGAAATTCTTAAAGAGAAAATCCCAGTAATCACAGACGACCCATCCTTACTTCCCAGAGGAGCATATGCTGCTCTTGCTGTAGATTACAAGAAGTCTGGTAAGCAAGGAGCTCTCCTTTTAAATAGCATCGTCAATAGCTCTAGCGATCAAACATTTAAAACTATTCTTTCCGATCCCACGCCCAGGAGCACAACCTTTAATGAAGAAATAGTAAAAACCTTGGGAATAAAAATTCAGCGAGCAGAAAGAAAAGCTAGATCCATAATCTTTAAAGATTTCAGGGAGAAAAAATCTATCACTAAAAGCGAGGACAAAAGCAAAGCAGAACCTGCTAGCAACTCATGA
- a CDS encoding DUF167 family protein, which translates to MDGCVIEVKVTPGAKKEGVGPLADGVLRVRVTEAPEKGKANYAVISLVAEFFDLPKREVVILSGETSRRKKILLPASVKDKLLLLEQERS; encoded by the coding sequence ATGGATGGGTGTGTTATAGAGGTTAAGGTTACCCCTGGAGCAAAGAAAGAGGGTGTGGGGCCTCTTGCGGATGGAGTTTTGAGGGTTCGTGTGACAGAAGCGCCGGAAAAGGGAAAAGCCAACTACGCTGTTATTTCTCTCGTTGCAGAGTTTTTTGATCTGCCCAAAAGGGAGGTTGTCATTTTGTCTGGAGAAACATCTAGAAGGAAAAAAATTCTCCTCCCAGCGTCTGTAAAAGACAAACTCCTCTTATTAGAACAAGAGCGCTCCTGA
- a CDS encoding proline--tRNA ligase, protein MRSSLLFYKTSKNANKDSQVISNELLEKADYIRKISKGIFSYGPLMQRVVKKFCQIIREELDKVGGQEVCLPILQPAEFWEKTERWQAFSSEGLLYTLKDREQRDFCIAPTHEEIISSLVSEKITSKKQLPIHLYQIAPKFRDEIRPRFGLMRSKELLMEDSYTFSASPEQMEEQYQLLRHAYCNIFDRLNLRYVIVEADGGKIGKGKSEEFQVLCSLGEDTVCVSEQYAANIETARALPQPFAYDKALLPLEQHQTPNIGSIEALQKFFNVAPQKILKTLVFKLLYSEGSRMVAIGIRGDRQVNTAKVCSKFLANEVVPATEEELSSLGTTKGFIGPLNCPIEFFADFSTEPMTNFICAGNEKDIHYLNANWERDFPKPSFADFLLAEEGDICPQNPATPYKMMKGIEVAHIFNLGTRYTEAFNVSFQDEQNTSSLCWMGTYGIGVGRTLASCVEQLSDDKGIVWPNCLAPFCATIIPAGKTQEILEGAETVYAILKNAGYDPLLDDREERFGYKLNDSDFVGIPYKIIIGKSFLSHNLIELESRKGEKLSIKIDELLPTVKNLFSK, encoded by the coding sequence ATGAGGAGCTCCCTTCTATTTTATAAAACATCAAAAAACGCTAATAAGGATTCTCAAGTCATTTCTAATGAACTTTTAGAAAAAGCCGATTACATCCGTAAGATTTCTAAGGGCATTTTTTCTTATGGCCCCCTTATGCAACGCGTCGTCAAAAAGTTTTGTCAAATCATAAGGGAAGAGCTTGATAAAGTTGGTGGACAGGAAGTGTGCCTCCCTATCCTACAACCAGCAGAATTTTGGGAAAAAACGGAACGCTGGCAAGCTTTTTCTAGCGAGGGCCTTTTGTATACCCTTAAAGACAGAGAACAAAGAGATTTTTGTATAGCCCCCACTCATGAAGAAATTATTTCCTCTCTGGTATCAGAAAAAATCACCTCTAAAAAACAACTGCCTATTCACCTGTACCAAATTGCACCTAAGTTTCGAGATGAAATTCGCCCTAGATTTGGTTTAATGCGGTCCAAAGAACTTCTTATGGAAGACAGTTACACCTTTTCTGCCTCTCCAGAACAAATGGAAGAACAATACCAATTACTAAGGCACGCCTATTGCAATATCTTCGATCGCCTAAATCTTCGGTACGTAATTGTAGAGGCTGATGGAGGAAAGATTGGCAAAGGCAAGTCAGAAGAATTTCAAGTACTATGTAGTCTGGGAGAAGACACTGTCTGCGTAAGCGAACAATATGCCGCTAATATAGAGACCGCTAGAGCCTTACCTCAACCCTTTGCCTACGATAAAGCTTTATTGCCCCTAGAACAGCACCAAACCCCTAACATAGGCTCTATAGAAGCTCTTCAAAAGTTCTTCAATGTTGCGCCTCAAAAAATTTTAAAAACCTTAGTGTTTAAACTGCTTTATTCTGAAGGGAGTAGAATGGTTGCTATAGGAATACGTGGGGATAGACAAGTAAATACGGCCAAAGTTTGCTCAAAATTTCTTGCCAATGAAGTTGTCCCAGCAACGGAGGAAGAGCTATCCTCTTTGGGAACTACGAAAGGATTTATAGGCCCACTGAACTGCCCTATAGAATTTTTTGCCGATTTTTCCACAGAACCCATGACCAATTTTATCTGCGCAGGAAATGAAAAAGACATTCATTACTTGAACGCAAACTGGGAACGGGATTTCCCAAAACCTTCTTTCGCTGATTTCTTGTTAGCTGAGGAAGGAGATATTTGCCCGCAAAACCCTGCTACCCCTTACAAAATGATGAAAGGAATTGAAGTCGCTCACATCTTCAATTTGGGCACAAGATACACTGAAGCTTTTAACGTGTCCTTTCAGGATGAACAAAATACGTCAAGCCTGTGTTGGATGGGGACATACGGTATTGGCGTTGGTAGAACATTAGCGTCTTGTGTTGAACAATTATCTGATGATAAGGGAATTGTTTGGCCTAATTGTTTAGCGCCTTTCTGCGCAACCATTATACCAGCAGGAAAGACCCAGGAAATCCTAGAGGGCGCTGAAACAGTGTACGCTATACTAAAAAATGCGGGGTATGATCCTTTGCTAGACGACAGGGAAGAGCGTTTCGGTTACAAGCTGAACGATAGTGATTTTGTTGGAATCCCCTATAAAATAATTATTGGAAAATCCTTCCTCTCACATAATCTCATTGAACTGGAGTCGAGAAAAGGGGAAAAGCTTTCCATAAAGATCGACGAATTGCTCCCAACCGTTAAAAATCTTTTTTCTAAGTAA
- the hrcA gene encoding heat-inducible transcriptional repressor HrcA, translated as MDAGTPSKKDEKFFSVLFATVELFLATGLPVGSKTLQEKSFPHLSTATIRNYFMDLEKRELLRKNHVSGGRIPTDAALRAYVNLYTHDDSYPISPGILSFLEDFPDESRNIVRDLQNVTEKIGEALQLPTFFSAPRFENDVITNIQLTTIDDSRFLVILTSEFGQIFTDVLWFSSPEGKSSLEKIELSLKSRLRKESCPTELSATEKTLAYRIYNEVVIRYLTRYCNFSEEDLYFTGFSKLLRYETFSDPELLASGLALFENRKDMHVIVNACMSRNEPTILIGEELTELLKNSYSGCSVVAFPYRINRTPLGALGVLGPSNIPYREILGALKLFSNKLQEGLTKSFYKFKLSFRKPKESRTTLEKNNHVLTQRTSIKLLPSKEIS; from the coding sequence ATGGACGCTGGCACCCCCTCCAAAAAGGATGAAAAATTTTTTTCCGTGCTCTTCGCTACTGTGGAGCTGTTCCTCGCTACAGGTCTCCCCGTTGGATCTAAGACCTTGCAAGAAAAAAGCTTTCCTCACCTAAGCACCGCCACTATCCGAAATTATTTCATGGACCTCGAAAAAAGAGAACTCCTCAGAAAAAATCACGTTTCCGGAGGAAGAATCCCTACAGATGCCGCCCTGCGCGCTTACGTAAACCTTTACACTCACGACGACTCGTACCCAATATCTCCAGGAATACTATCCTTCCTCGAAGACTTCCCCGACGAAAGCCGAAATATCGTCCGAGACCTACAGAACGTCACCGAAAAAATCGGAGAAGCTCTCCAACTCCCCACATTCTTTTCTGCTCCCAGATTTGAAAACGACGTAATCACAAATATTCAGTTAACGACTATAGATGACTCCCGGTTTCTTGTAATCTTAACCTCTGAATTTGGACAAATTTTCACCGATGTATTGTGGTTTTCTTCCCCAGAAGGAAAAAGTTCTCTGGAGAAGATCGAACTATCCTTGAAATCTCGCCTCAGAAAGGAATCGTGCCCAACCGAACTCTCGGCTACTGAAAAAACTCTAGCATACAGAATTTACAATGAAGTTGTTATCCGCTACCTCACTCGCTATTGCAATTTCAGTGAGGAAGATCTATACTTTACGGGCTTTTCTAAACTTTTACGGTACGAAACTTTCTCTGACCCAGAGCTCCTAGCCTCAGGTCTGGCCCTCTTCGAAAACCGTAAAGATATGCATGTTATAGTCAATGCGTGCATGTCTAGAAACGAACCTACTATCCTCATAGGAGAAGAATTAACAGAACTATTGAAAAATTCTTATTCAGGCTGTAGCGTGGTAGCCTTTCCTTACCGCATCAATCGAACACCTTTGGGAGCCCTAGGAGTGCTTGGACCATCTAATATTCCCTATAGGGAGATTCTAGGCGCCTTAAAACTATTTTCAAACAAATTACAAGAAGGGTTAACCAAAAGCTTTTACAAGTTTAAGCTTTCTTTCCGAAAACCCAAAGAATCAAGGACAACTTTGGAAAAAAATAACCATGTCCTTACTCAGAGAACCTCGATAAAACTTTTACCCTCAAAGGAAATATCATGA
- a CDS encoding nucleotide exchange factor GrpE, whose protein sequence is MSETIQESDLSKEDDELSSLRKEIEQLKADVEEKNAKYLMALAEAENSRKRMQKERQELTRYAVENAIIEFLGPIENMEKALSFAQQGASDEVRNWATGFQMILDQLKMVFTDKGITEYSSLGQKFDPFLHEAVETEETDEHPEGTIIEEFSKGYKVGDRPVRVARVKVAKPIVSTTTEENKKEDN, encoded by the coding sequence ATGAGTGAGACCATACAAGAATCTGACCTATCTAAAGAAGATGACGAACTTTCTTCCCTGCGCAAAGAAATAGAACAACTAAAAGCAGATGTAGAGGAGAAAAATGCCAAATATTTAATGGCTCTTGCCGAGGCTGAAAATTCTAGAAAACGCATGCAAAAAGAACGTCAAGAGCTTACTCGCTATGCCGTGGAAAATGCTATTATAGAATTTTTAGGTCCCATTGAAAATATGGAAAAAGCGCTCAGTTTTGCCCAACAAGGAGCCTCCGATGAGGTCCGCAATTGGGCAACAGGATTCCAAATGATCTTAGATCAACTAAAAATGGTGTTCACTGACAAAGGCATTACAGAGTACTCCTCTTTAGGCCAAAAATTCGATCCCTTCCTACACGAAGCTGTGGAAACAGAAGAAACCGATGAACATCCCGAAGGGACGATTATAGAAGAGTTTTCAAAAGGATACAAAGTAGGAGATCGACCAGTACGCGTAGCCCGAGTTAAGGTCGCCAAACCCATAGTATCCACAACAACAGAAGAAAATAAAAAAGAAGATAATTAA
- the dnaK gene encoding molecular chaperone DnaK: MSEKKRSGKIIGIDLGTTNSCVSVMEGGQPKVITSAEGTRTTPSIVAFKNSERLVGIPAKRQAVTNPENTLGSTKRFIGRKFDEVASEIQTVPYKVTAGNQGDAVFEVQGKQYTPEEIGAQILMKMKETAEAYLGEPVTEAVITVPAYFNDAQRASTKDAGRIAGLEVKRIIPEPTAAALAYGIDKAGDKKIAVFDLGGGTFDISILEIGDGVFEVLSTNGDTHLGGDDFDEAIIVWMIQEFKQQTGIDLSKDNMALQRLKDAAEKAKIELSGVQSTEINQPFITMDASGPKHLSLTLTRSAFEQLVEPLVSRTKEPCLKALKDAGLTPDQIDDVLLVGGMSRMPAVQEVVRDIFKKEPNKGVNPDEVVAIGAAIQGGVLGGEVKDVLLLDVIPLSLGIETLGGVMTHLVERNTTIPTQKKQIFSTATDNQPAVTIVVLQGERPMAKDNKEIGRFDLTDIPPAPRGHPQIEVCFDIDANGILHVSAKDVASGKEQKIRIEAGSGLKEEEIQRMIQEAEANKEEDKKRREESEIKNEADSNAFRASKALNDYKEQIPETLAKEIQEKIDAVRTALKDEAPIETVKAASDDLSKHMQKIGESMQAQSASAAAGQSASGGPNINTEDLKKHSFSTTPPNKGNGASAENVEEAEVEILDKENS, from the coding sequence ATGAGCGAAAAAAAACGATCAGGAAAAATCATTGGCATTGATTTGGGAACAACCAACTCTTGCGTATCTGTCATGGAAGGAGGTCAGCCCAAAGTTATCACTTCCGCAGAAGGAACAAGAACTACCCCCTCCATAGTTGCTTTCAAAAACTCTGAGCGATTGGTTGGAATCCCTGCCAAACGTCAAGCCGTCACAAACCCTGAAAATACTTTAGGATCTACAAAAAGATTCATCGGAAGGAAATTTGATGAAGTAGCCTCCGAAATCCAAACGGTTCCTTACAAAGTAACTGCTGGCAACCAGGGTGACGCTGTTTTCGAAGTACAAGGGAAACAATACACTCCAGAAGAAATCGGCGCACAAATCCTTATGAAAATGAAGGAAACAGCTGAAGCCTATCTGGGAGAACCTGTTACAGAAGCTGTTATTACCGTTCCTGCATACTTTAACGACGCTCAAAGAGCTTCCACCAAAGATGCTGGCCGAATTGCAGGCCTTGAAGTAAAACGTATCATCCCAGAGCCTACCGCGGCAGCTTTAGCTTACGGAATCGATAAAGCTGGCGATAAAAAAATTGCTGTTTTTGACTTAGGAGGAGGAACTTTTGATATCTCCATCCTAGAAATCGGTGACGGAGTTTTTGAAGTTTTGTCTACAAACGGTGACACTCATCTCGGAGGAGATGATTTTGATGAAGCCATCATCGTTTGGATGATCCAAGAGTTCAAGCAACAAACAGGAATAGATCTAAGCAAAGATAATATGGCTCTGCAACGGCTAAAAGATGCTGCAGAAAAAGCTAAAATAGAATTGTCTGGCGTTCAATCTACGGAAATTAACCAGCCATTCATCACAATGGATGCTTCTGGTCCCAAACATCTCTCATTAACACTGACGAGATCCGCTTTCGAACAACTAGTCGAGCCTCTTGTTTCTAGAACCAAAGAACCTTGCCTAAAAGCTCTTAAAGATGCAGGGCTTACTCCAGATCAAATAGACGATGTTCTCCTTGTCGGAGGTATGTCTCGCATGCCAGCAGTACAAGAAGTTGTTAGAGATATATTTAAAAAAGAGCCTAACAAAGGTGTTAACCCAGACGAAGTCGTTGCTATCGGTGCTGCCATTCAAGGCGGAGTTCTGGGAGGAGAAGTCAAAGATGTTCTTCTCTTAGATGTTATCCCGCTTTCTTTGGGAATCGAAACTCTAGGCGGAGTCATGACTCACCTCGTAGAGAGAAACACTACTATTCCTACACAAAAGAAACAAATTTTCTCAACAGCAACAGACAACCAGCCAGCTGTAACCATCGTTGTCCTCCAAGGAGAAAGACCTATGGCTAAAGACAACAAAGAAATTGGTCGGTTTGATCTAACGGATATTCCTCCAGCACCTAGAGGTCATCCTCAAATTGAGGTTTGTTTCGATATCGATGCCAACGGTATTCTCCATGTCTCGGCAAAAGACGTCGCTAGCGGTAAAGAACAAAAAATCCGCATCGAAGCAGGATCTGGTTTGAAAGAAGAAGAAATTCAACGCATGATCCAAGAGGCCGAAGCCAATAAAGAAGAAGACAAAAAGCGTCGAGAAGAAAGCGAAATCAAAAACGAGGCTGACAGCAATGCTTTCCGAGCATCCAAGGCCTTAAACGACTACAAGGAGCAAATACCAGAAACTCTAGCAAAAGAGATTCAAGAAAAAATTGATGCTGTACGCACAGCTCTCAAAGACGAAGCTCCTATAGAAACCGTCAAAGCAGCTTCTGACGACCTTAGCAAGCATATGCAGAAAATTGGAGAATCCATGCAGGCACAAAGCGCCTCAGCAGCAGCTGGGCAATCTGCATCTGGAGGCCCCAATATAAATACTGAGGATTTAAAAAAGCATAGCTTCAGTACAACTCCACCTAACAAAGGAAACGGAGCATCTGCAGAAAATGTTGAAGAAGCTGAAGTAGAAATTCTTGATAAAGAAAATTCTTAA